A part of Streptomyces sp. NBC_01451 genomic DNA contains:
- a CDS encoding expansin EXLX1 family cellulose-binding protein, which translates to MASHSQRRSPRRSPLRRRGVIVGATAAAVALVISLVMALRPDHQADDGYGAATSAAGARVIVPPTAPEPTTSSPKKPPVTRSPSPTATPTAAAARPRPRPTPTATATSGASGGGAAARPASGDAPLAGRIRPGTTYQGVATFYGAGNGEGHACSYGPSSDVMTAAMNTADYETSMACGAYILVRAASGASVTVRITNECPGDCAPGQLDLSAPAFAKIADPVAGRIPITWSLLSPATAEPLSIRYKTGSSQYWCGIQVIGHRNPLARLEVRTGGGWVRLARTEYNYFLSEQGSGCGGSIRISDIYGEQLTLDGIAVRPDVVQATRVQFAAH; encoded by the coding sequence GTGGCGTCCCACTCACAGCGCCGTTCCCCGCGCCGCTCTCCCCTTCGGCGGCGCGGCGTCATCGTCGGTGCCACCGCGGCGGCCGTCGCGCTCGTCATATCCCTGGTCATGGCTCTACGGCCCGACCACCAGGCCGACGACGGGTACGGGGCGGCCACCTCCGCGGCCGGCGCCCGGGTGATCGTCCCGCCCACGGCACCGGAGCCGACGACGTCCTCCCCGAAGAAGCCCCCGGTCACCCGGTCCCCGTCCCCGACGGCCACCCCGACCGCGGCGGCTGCCAGGCCCAGGCCCAGGCCGACCCCCACGGCCACGGCCACGAGCGGCGCAAGCGGTGGCGGTGCCGCCGCCCGTCCGGCCTCGGGCGACGCACCGCTGGCCGGCCGGATCCGGCCCGGGACCACCTACCAGGGCGTCGCCACCTTCTACGGCGCCGGGAACGGCGAGGGCCACGCCTGCTCGTACGGCCCGAGCTCCGACGTCATGACCGCCGCGATGAACACCGCCGACTACGAGACGTCCATGGCGTGCGGGGCGTACATCCTCGTCCGCGCGGCGAGCGGGGCCTCCGTCACGGTCCGGATCACCAACGAGTGCCCGGGAGACTGCGCGCCCGGCCAACTAGACCTGAGCGCCCCGGCCTTCGCCAAGATCGCCGACCCCGTGGCCGGCCGGATCCCGATCACGTGGAGCCTGCTGAGCCCGGCCACGGCCGAGCCGCTCTCGATCCGCTACAAGACCGGGTCCAGCCAGTACTGGTGCGGCATCCAGGTGATCGGCCACCGCAATCCGCTGGCGCGCCTCGAAGTCCGTACCGGCGGCGGGTGGGTCCGGCTGGCGCGCACCGAGTACAACTACTTCCTCTCCGAGCAGGGCAGCGGATGCGGCGGCTCGATCCGGATCAGCGACATCTACGGGGAGCAGCTGACCCTCGACGGGATCGCGGTCCGGCCGGACGTCGTGCAGGCCACCCGTGTCCAGTTCGCCGCCCACTGA
- a CDS encoding DUF3500 domain-containing protein, with protein MAAGVVLVGGGFVAANAATTTGAAKKAAVHYPVDKKANGVAAVVSAANAFLNTLDSDQQAETVLDFSQANATAWSNLPCGSSCRPGIQTGSLSDEQLAALKNVLKVALGTGKDTGYEHVLETLLADDQLAAAESSGSGPSAPSDSTSSDASASADPSASASADPSATATDAPTGTPPSGAPGGGAGGGYGSDIYFLAFLGTPSADGTWQLHFGGHHLAVNITYKDGKVSGASPFFTGVEPTSWTADDGTTYEPLAKFRDGLLKLTGSLTTEQLATAKLSESFSDVLLGPGEDGQFPETKEGIKASSLSPKQKKLVLEAIHPWIADVDDATAKQLTKTYARELDQTFVSYSGGTALDTQGDYVRIDGPSVWIEFVCQNGFVYQDKVHYHTVYRDHTRDYGSEFSFS; from the coding sequence GTGGCAGCCGGGGTGGTCCTCGTGGGTGGCGGATTCGTCGCCGCCAACGCCGCGACGACCACCGGCGCCGCGAAGAAGGCCGCCGTCCACTACCCGGTCGACAAGAAGGCCAACGGTGTCGCGGCCGTGGTCAGCGCCGCCAACGCGTTCCTGAACACGCTGGACTCCGACCAGCAGGCGGAGACGGTCCTGGACTTCTCCCAGGCGAACGCGACCGCGTGGTCGAACCTGCCGTGCGGCTCGTCCTGCCGGCCGGGCATCCAGACCGGCTCGCTGAGCGACGAGCAGCTGGCCGCCCTGAAGAACGTGCTGAAGGTGGCCCTGGGGACCGGCAAGGACACCGGCTACGAGCACGTCCTTGAGACCCTCCTGGCCGACGACCAGCTGGCCGCGGCGGAGAGCTCCGGCTCCGGTCCCTCCGCACCGTCGGACAGCACCTCGTCCGACGCCTCGGCCTCCGCCGACCCCTCCGCCTCCGCCTCGGCGGACCCGAGCGCGACGGCGACCGACGCCCCGACGGGCACCCCGCCGTCCGGTGCCCCCGGCGGCGGCGCCGGTGGCGGGTACGGCAGCGACATCTACTTCCTGGCGTTCCTGGGCACCCCGTCGGCGGACGGCACCTGGCAGCTGCACTTCGGCGGCCACCACCTCGCCGTGAACATCACCTACAAGGACGGCAAGGTCTCCGGCGCCAGCCCGTTCTTCACCGGCGTCGAGCCCACCAGCTGGACCGCGGACGACGGCACCACGTACGAGCCGCTGGCGAAGTTCCGCGACGGCCTGCTCAAGCTGACCGGCAGCCTCACCACGGAGCAGCTGGCCACGGCCAAGCTGTCCGAGTCGTTCAGCGACGTGCTGCTCGGCCCGGGCGAGGACGGCCAGTTCCCGGAGACCAAGGAGGGCATCAAGGCGAGCTCCCTGTCGCCGAAGCAGAAGAAGCTGGTCCTGGAGGCGATCCACCCCTGGATCGCCGACGTGGACGACGCCACCGCCAAGCAGCTCACGAAGACGTACGCGCGTGAGCTCGACCAGACCTTCGTCTCCTACTCCGGCGGCACCGCCCTGGACACCCAGGGCGACTACGTCCGCATCGACGGCCCGAGCGTGTGGATCGAGTTCGTCTGCCAGAACGGCTTCGTCTACCAGGACAAGGTCCACTACCACACCGTGTACCGCGACCACACCCGCGACTACGGCAGCGAGTTCTCCTTCTCATGA
- a CDS encoding glycoside hydrolase family 5 protein produces the protein MRNVLGGTRPSPRLRAAFVALAIAVAGGTAAAVGPASASTPASAPAATTASALPNGAPGRDTTQFKGVNWADPRDNFADDLLQLSGLSTSDNHARTYAKASRIISAFRANLGANTVRLPINPYTVNGAYWKSYRAVIDAASDQGFKVIVSYWEGTGAQKDGFIDDTATFWPMWDRVVKTYKNDEHVYFEPMNEPHGYTDTEWADIAAKWLARYRSVPRDQVFVSGAGYNDHVTSVCADPRLKGTYLSLHHYGFWKEYATYDQWVADLKVRIGDCANRTVADEFGAFMTTGFDYNKKTPDNNFINYMQAVTDTFRELKMGSVYWPGLRTDDMYSIQKLTGTTDRPWLVTTNQSGADRLAWGWGRGRPVTG, from the coding sequence ATGCGCAACGTCCTCGGCGGCACCCGCCCCTCCCCCCGACTGCGTGCCGCCTTCGTGGCGCTCGCGATCGCCGTGGCCGGCGGCACGGCCGCCGCCGTCGGTCCCGCCTCCGCCTCCACCCCCGCTTCCGCCCCGGCCGCCACCACTGCGTCCGCTCTCCCCAACGGCGCGCCGGGCAGGGACACCACCCAGTTCAAGGGCGTCAACTGGGCCGACCCGCGCGACAACTTCGCCGACGACCTGCTCCAGCTGTCCGGCCTGTCGACCTCCGACAACCACGCCCGGACCTACGCCAAGGCGAGCCGGATCATCTCGGCGTTCCGCGCCAACCTCGGTGCCAACACCGTGCGGCTGCCGATCAACCCGTACACGGTCAACGGCGCCTACTGGAAGTCGTACCGCGCGGTCATCGACGCGGCGTCCGACCAGGGCTTCAAGGTGATCGTCTCCTACTGGGAGGGCACCGGCGCCCAGAAGGACGGCTTCATCGACGACACGGCCACCTTCTGGCCCATGTGGGACCGGGTCGTGAAGACCTACAAGAACGACGAGCACGTCTACTTCGAGCCGATGAACGAGCCGCACGGCTACACCGACACCGAGTGGGCCGACATCGCGGCGAAGTGGCTCGCGAGGTACCGGTCCGTTCCGCGCGACCAGGTGTTCGTCAGCGGCGCCGGCTACAACGACCACGTGACGTCCGTCTGCGCGGACCCGCGCCTGAAGGGCACGTACCTGTCGCTGCACCACTACGGCTTCTGGAAGGAGTACGCGACCTACGACCAGTGGGTGGCCGACCTGAAGGTACGCATCGGCGACTGCGCGAACCGGACCGTCGCGGACGAGTTCGGAGCCTTCATGACCACGGGCTTCGACTACAACAAGAAGACCCCCGACAACAACTTCATCAACTACATGCAGGCCGTCACCGACACCTTCCGCGAGCTGAAGATGGGCTCCGTCTACTGGCCCGGCCTGCGCACCGACGACATGTACTCGATCCAGAAGCTGACCGGCACCACCGACCGCCCCTGGCTGGTCACCACCAACCAGTCCGGCGCCGACCGCCTCGCCTGGGGCTGGGGCCGCGGCAGGCCGGTCACGGGCTGA
- a CDS encoding SHOCT domain-containing protein, protein MKDNLYLAYDYPLLGAFWTMMWIFLWIMWITLLFRVIGDVFRDDSLSGWGKTGWTVFMIVLPFLGIFVYLIARGRDMGKREHQAARARQESLDAYLQARVGGSGPADELTKLSELKSRGVLTETEFQHAKEKVLAS, encoded by the coding sequence ATGAAGGACAACCTGTACCTGGCATACGACTATCCGCTCCTGGGAGCGTTCTGGACGATGATGTGGATCTTCCTGTGGATCATGTGGATCACCCTGCTGTTCCGCGTCATCGGTGATGTCTTCCGCGACGACTCGCTGAGCGGCTGGGGGAAGACGGGGTGGACCGTCTTCATGATCGTCCTGCCGTTCCTCGGCATCTTCGTGTACCTGATCGCCCGGGGCCGTGACATGGGCAAGCGGGAGCACCAGGCCGCCAGGGCACGGCAGGAGTCGCTGGACGCCTACCTTCAGGCACGCGTGGGCGGCAGCGGCCCCGCCGACGAGCTGACCAAGCTCTCGGAGCTCAAGAGCAGGGGTGTCCTCACCGAGACGGAGTTCCAGCACGCGAAGGAGAAGGTCCTGGCCTCCTGA
- a CDS encoding pectate lyase family protein, with protein MASPSHRRSLRTRRTVLVSTAAVAAAGLGAAVFAMNANAGAVDLAHQVLPAKDGWAASGTGTTGGAAADSAHVFTVSTRAQLVKALGSATNSTAKIIKIKGTIDANTNDAGKKLTCADYAAGTGYSLAAYLKAYDPATYGRSKLPSGTQEKARAAAKDAQAKNIVFKVPANTTIVGVPGTKAGITGGSLQVKSVDNVIIRNLTFSATEDCFPQWDPTDGSTGNWNSAYDAVTLRGATHVWADHNTFTDAPHLDSANPKYYGREYQIHDGALDITNGSDLVTVERNQFTNHDKTMLIGSSDTDSVGKLRVSIHHNVWKGIVQRAPLARIGQIHVYNNYFDTTTLNGYAPLYSVNSRAKAQVVAEYNAWKVPSGGKTAKLLSGDGTGSIAATGNLVNGTATDLVAAYNAANSKKLKTTVNWKPVLTAGLRTTAKNLATELTGTTGAGVLS; from the coding sequence GTGGCTTCCCCTTCGCATCGCCGCTCACTCCGCACGCGCCGTACCGTTCTGGTCTCCACCGCGGCCGTGGCCGCCGCGGGCCTCGGCGCCGCCGTGTTCGCCATGAACGCGAACGCGGGCGCCGTCGACCTGGCGCACCAGGTGCTGCCCGCCAAGGACGGCTGGGCGGCCTCCGGCACCGGTACGACCGGTGGCGCCGCGGCCGACTCCGCGCACGTCTTCACCGTCTCCACCCGCGCGCAGCTGGTGAAGGCGCTGGGCAGCGCGACCAACTCGACGGCGAAGATCATCAAGATCAAGGGCACCATCGACGCCAACACGAACGACGCGGGCAAGAAGCTGACCTGCGCCGACTACGCGGCCGGTACGGGTTACTCGCTCGCCGCCTATCTGAAGGCGTACGACCCTGCCACGTACGGCCGTTCGAAGCTGCCCTCGGGTACGCAGGAGAAGGCGCGGGCCGCCGCCAAGGACGCGCAGGCGAAGAACATCGTCTTCAAGGTGCCCGCCAACACCACCATCGTGGGCGTGCCGGGCACCAAGGCCGGGATCACCGGCGGCAGTCTCCAGGTGAAGAGCGTCGACAACGTCATCATCCGGAACCTGACCTTCAGCGCCACCGAGGACTGCTTCCCGCAGTGGGACCCGACCGACGGTTCCACCGGCAACTGGAACTCCGCGTACGACGCCGTCACCCTGCGCGGGGCGACCCATGTGTGGGCCGACCACAACACGTTCACCGACGCCCCGCACCTCGACAGCGCCAACCCGAAGTACTACGGCCGGGAGTACCAGATCCACGACGGTGCCCTCGACATCACCAACGGCTCCGATCTGGTGACCGTCGAGCGCAACCAGTTCACCAACCACGACAAGACCATGCTGATCGGCAGCAGCGACACCGACAGCGTCGGCAAGCTGCGGGTCTCCATCCACCACAACGTGTGGAAGGGCATCGTCCAGCGCGCCCCGCTGGCCCGGATCGGCCAGATCCACGTCTACAACAACTACTTCGACACGACGACCCTCAACGGCTACGCGCCCCTCTACTCGGTCAACTCCCGGGCCAAGGCGCAGGTCGTCGCCGAGTACAACGCCTGGAAGGTGCCCTCCGGCGGCAAGACCGCGAAGCTGCTGAGCGGCGACGGCACCGGCTCGATCGCGGCGACCGGCAACCTCGTCAACGGGACGGCGACGGATCTCGTGGCCGCCTACAACGCCGCGAACTCCAAGAAGCTGAAGACGACGGTCAACTGGAAGCCGGTCCTGACGGCGGGCCTCCGGACGACGGCGAAGAACCTGGCGACGGAGCTGACGGGAACGACGGGGGCCGGCGTCCTTTCCTAG
- a CDS encoding D-Ala-D-Ala carboxypeptidase family metallohydrolase: MTSSFRPLDRRTMLRGTLAAGAGVAFGQLLFAGAAQAYSWSRTLNQGDTGADVTELQIRVAGWAADSAAQSRVGVDGDFGPGTAAAVKRFQAAYGLTADASVGPNTQAKLNALEQSDGSTLHFDWSEFVDQSSGNFNGGKLSAAQVKENARRCMYKLEALRKKLGDKPITVNSGFRSIAHNADIGGASDSMHLYGTAADLDVPGVATKTVYQKAETCGFSGLERYTVDHQHVDSRADLGRDWWWESGTV, translated from the coding sequence ATGACCTCCTCCTTCCGTCCCCTCGACCGCCGCACCATGCTGCGTGGCACGCTGGCCGCCGGCGCCGGCGTCGCGTTCGGCCAACTGCTGTTCGCGGGAGCCGCGCAGGCCTATTCGTGGTCGCGCACCCTGAACCAGGGCGACACGGGCGCCGATGTGACCGAGCTTCAGATCCGGGTCGCGGGCTGGGCCGCGGACAGCGCCGCCCAGAGCCGGGTCGGTGTCGACGGCGACTTCGGCCCCGGCACGGCGGCGGCCGTGAAGCGGTTCCAGGCGGCGTACGGTCTCACCGCCGACGCCAGCGTCGGGCCCAACACCCAGGCGAAGCTCAACGCGCTGGAGCAGTCGGACGGTTCCACGCTCCACTTCGACTGGAGCGAGTTCGTCGACCAGTCGAGCGGGAACTTCAACGGCGGCAAGCTGAGCGCGGCACAGGTGAAGGAGAACGCCCGCCGCTGCATGTACAAGCTGGAGGCGCTGCGCAAGAAGCTGGGCGACAAGCCGATCACGGTGAACTCCGGTTTCCGGAGCATCGCGCACAACGCCGACATCGGCGGAGCGAGCGACAGCATGCACCTGTACGGCACGGCGGCCGACCTCGACGTGCCCGGCGTGGCCACCAAGACCGTCTACCAGAAGGCGGAGACCTGCGGGTTCTCCGGGCTGGAGCGGTACACCGTCGACCACCAGCACGTCGACAGCAGGGCCGACCTGGGCCGCGACTGGTGGTGGGAGAGCGGCACGGTCTGA
- a CDS encoding LLM class flavin-dependent oxidoreductase, translating to MTNLRIGVMYDRDWAPEELPGFARRAEALGVDDLWVVEDLGWNGGVSAAAVALGATERLRVGIGITPAPLRSPALLAMELATLARVFPGRLVAGIGHGVREWMTSVGVAPRSPLALLEETITSVRALLHGERVTLEGREVRLDGVKLVHPPAQPPPVVAGVVRARSLELSGRVADGTLIAEGHGPRDLENTRELTAKGGAGPGHTLTVLAFACVGDDPGEVARTLHPHTEGHGGWLGRPQEDVFTVSGSAQEAAGDIGALSAAGADTVVLRFTGAEPLRQLEAVLGALGR from the coding sequence ATGACGAACCTGCGCATCGGTGTGATGTACGACCGTGACTGGGCCCCGGAAGAGCTGCCCGGGTTCGCGCGACGGGCGGAGGCCCTCGGCGTGGACGACCTGTGGGTGGTCGAGGACCTCGGCTGGAACGGCGGTGTGTCCGCCGCCGCCGTGGCGCTGGGTGCGACGGAGCGGCTGCGGGTGGGCATCGGGATCACCCCGGCCCCGCTGCGCAGCCCGGCCCTGCTGGCGATGGAACTGGCCACGCTGGCCCGGGTGTTCCCGGGCCGGCTCGTCGCCGGGATCGGGCACGGGGTGCGGGAGTGGATGACGTCGGTCGGCGTCGCCCCCCGTTCACCGCTGGCCCTGCTGGAGGAGACGATCACCTCCGTACGCGCCCTGCTGCACGGCGAGCGGGTCACCCTGGAGGGGCGCGAAGTGCGCCTGGACGGCGTCAAATTGGTGCACCCGCCCGCCCAACCGCCGCCCGTGGTCGCGGGCGTGGTGCGAGCCCGCTCGCTGGAGCTGTCCGGCCGGGTCGCGGACGGCACCCTGATCGCCGAGGGCCACGGTCCCCGCGACCTGGAGAACACCCGGGAGCTGACCGCGAAGGGCGGCGCAGGTCCCGGACACACCCTGACGGTGCTGGCCTTCGCCTGCGTGGGCGACGACCCCGGCGAGGTGGCGCGGACCCTGCACCCGCACACCGAGGGCCACGGCGGCTGGCTGGGCCGCCCGCAGGAGGACGTCTTCACCGTGTCCGGCAGCGCCCAGGAGGCCGCCGGGGACATCGGCGCGCTGTCGGCGGCCGGCGCGGACACCGTCGTCCTGCGTTTCACCGGCGCCGAGCCGCTGCGCCAACTCGAAGCCGTGCTGGGAGCGTTGGGACGCTGA
- a CDS encoding GH25 family lysozyme — MGHRTLLRGLTLAVAAVLPLYGPTAAQAAKVAQADAQSAVAAVTAVAVCGHTSAQPTLQRGSTGDPAVVEAQCELSLATKPSGYTPIAADGSFGPATETRVKEFQRCAGLGVDGVLGPQTWASLNAWAAQPHTCATRGTSSTAQTSLCGHTDTRPTLKRGAKGTEVKEVQCRLNLAMEAYHYPPLTIDGDFGGGTESRVVEFQHCANLGADGTVGPNTWAKLLDWSARDTYCTPPRPAGYPIDGLDTAKYQHPGGAPIDWKAVRASGVEFATVKATRGTNVTDEYLTADLQGARAAGLAVAPYHFYTGTAPDTGGAQADRFIAAVRATGYTGQRAGDLPPVFDLERMDDGSGRCPTYGTVDDAKAWLDRVEAAFGRTPVIYTQKSVLDDCLGSTTAFARYPLQLADYRQSITQPPLPNGSTTWAMWQYTDAALFPGIQAPATADVFNGTQADLDRLANR; from the coding sequence ATGGGACACAGGACGCTTCTGCGAGGTCTGACCCTCGCCGTGGCAGCGGTCCTGCCCCTGTACGGGCCCACGGCGGCACAGGCGGCAAAGGTGGCGCAGGCGGACGCACAGTCCGCGGTCGCCGCGGTCACAGCGGTCGCGGTCTGCGGGCACACGAGCGCGCAGCCCACCCTCCAGCGGGGATCGACGGGGGACCCGGCGGTCGTCGAGGCGCAGTGCGAGCTGAGCCTGGCGACGAAGCCGAGCGGATACACGCCGATCGCGGCGGACGGCTCGTTCGGGCCGGCGACGGAGACGCGGGTCAAGGAGTTCCAGCGCTGTGCCGGGCTGGGCGTGGACGGTGTGCTCGGCCCGCAGACCTGGGCGTCGCTGAACGCCTGGGCCGCCCAGCCGCACACCTGCGCGACCCGGGGCACGTCGAGCACGGCGCAGACGTCCCTGTGCGGCCACACCGACACGCGCCCGACGCTGAAACGGGGCGCCAAGGGCACCGAGGTCAAGGAGGTGCAGTGCCGGCTGAACCTGGCCATGGAGGCGTACCACTACCCGCCGCTGACGATCGACGGCGACTTCGGGGGCGGTACGGAGTCCCGGGTCGTCGAGTTCCAGCACTGCGCCAACCTCGGTGCCGACGGCACCGTGGGCCCGAACACCTGGGCGAAGCTGCTGGACTGGTCCGCCCGTGACACGTACTGCACGCCACCGCGCCCCGCCGGCTACCCGATCGACGGCCTGGACACGGCCAAGTACCAGCATCCCGGCGGCGCGCCGATCGACTGGAAGGCCGTGCGGGCCTCGGGTGTCGAGTTCGCGACGGTCAAGGCCACCCGGGGCACGAACGTCACCGACGAATACCTCACCGCCGACCTCCAGGGCGCCCGGGCGGCGGGGCTGGCCGTCGCGCCGTACCACTTCTACACGGGCACGGCTCCGGACACGGGTGGCGCGCAGGCCGACCGGTTCATCGCCGCCGTGCGGGCGACCGGCTACACCGGGCAGCGGGCGGGCGACCTGCCGCCGGTCTTCGACCTGGAACGCATGGACGACGGCAGCGGACGCTGCCCCACCTACGGCACGGTGGACGACGCGAAGGCCTGGCTCGACCGGGTGGAGGCGGCCTTCGGCCGTACGCCGGTCATCTACACCCAGAAGTCCGTCCTGGACGACTGCCTGGGTTCGACCACCGCCTTCGCCCGGTACCCGCTGCAACTCGCGGACTACCGCCAGTCGATCACCCAGCCGCCGCTGCCGAACGGCTCGACGACCTGGGCGATGTGGCAGTACACCGACGCCGCGCTCTTCCCCGGCATCCAGGCACCGGCCACCGCGGACGTGTTCAACGGCACCCAGGCCGACCTGGACCGGCTGGCCAACCGCTGA
- a CDS encoding HupE/UreJ family protein encodes MTRPRNWLTTALRMVAGIAIAVPAALLTGASPAAAHPMPHSVVELDVHQNSVTARLELPTDDFSRASGIDLSDATGATLARRAKAVRTYLGEHIHPTTTQGAAWQVSIGGLSLSSTEQTSTGPYRELVAEAVLTPPAGTDVRRFTFDYDVIVHQVVTHTVLVTVRQDWAAGQVDGEGTTQVGTIRTDTRTMTVPALGVDLGEGSAWRGFLAMVKLGGDHILTGTDHLLFLLILLLPAPLAVAGRRWDGLVGARSALGRIGRITLAFTAGHSVALAATALGRLDIPGWPVEAFIAASILVGAIHAVRPLFPGKEALVAGVFGLGHGMAFSFVLAEMHLSTGQLVTSLLGFNLGIELVQLLLVCLALPSLLVLARLRVQPALRLTGALLTATAALGWLADRLGLPNPVARTADSAGSHTTLMLAALTVTALAATGWTLATRRRTRPESPEPSAGTAPGPHDRNRPPETAGSAAT; translated from the coding sequence ATGACCCGACCGCGAAACTGGCTGACCACCGCACTCCGCATGGTGGCCGGGATCGCGATCGCGGTACCGGCGGCGCTCCTCACCGGGGCGTCGCCGGCCGCCGCGCATCCGATGCCCCACTCCGTGGTGGAACTCGACGTGCACCAGAACTCGGTGACCGCCCGTCTGGAACTGCCGACCGACGACTTCTCCCGGGCCAGCGGGATCGATCTGAGCGACGCCACCGGGGCCACCCTGGCCCGGCGGGCCAAGGCCGTCCGGACCTACCTGGGCGAGCACATCCACCCGACCACCACCCAGGGCGCGGCCTGGCAGGTCAGCATCGGCGGCCTGAGTCTCAGCAGCACCGAGCAGACCTCCACCGGCCCCTACCGCGAACTGGTCGCCGAGGCCGTACTCACCCCGCCGGCCGGCACCGACGTACGCCGTTTCACCTTCGACTACGACGTCATCGTCCACCAGGTCGTCACGCACACCGTCCTGGTGACGGTGCGTCAGGACTGGGCCGCCGGGCAGGTCGACGGCGAGGGCACCACCCAGGTCGGCACCATCCGGACCGACACCCGGACCATGACCGTCCCGGCCCTCGGGGTCGACCTCGGCGAGGGCAGCGCCTGGCGCGGTTTCCTCGCCATGGTGAAGCTGGGGGGCGACCACATCCTCACCGGAACCGACCACCTGCTGTTCCTGCTCATCCTGCTCCTGCCCGCGCCGCTCGCGGTCGCCGGACGGCGCTGGGACGGTCTGGTCGGCGCCCGGTCAGCGCTCGGCCGGATCGGGCGGATCACGCTCGCCTTCACCGCCGGGCACTCCGTCGCGCTGGCCGCCACCGCGCTCGGCCGACTGGACATCCCCGGCTGGCCGGTCGAGGCGTTCATCGCCGCGAGCATCCTCGTCGGCGCGATCCACGCCGTCCGCCCGCTCTTCCCGGGCAAGGAGGCACTCGTGGCCGGGGTCTTCGGGCTCGGCCACGGCATGGCGTTCTCCTTCGTGCTGGCGGAGATGCACCTGTCCACCGGGCAGCTCGTGACCAGCCTCCTCGGCTTCAACCTCGGCATCGAGCTGGTCCAGCTCCTGCTGGTCTGTCTCGCGCTGCCCTCCCTGCTGGTCCTCGCGCGCCTGCGCGTCCAGCCCGCGCTGCGGCTGACCGGTGCCCTGCTCACCGCCACGGCGGCCCTCGGCTGGCTGGCCGACCGCCTCGGCCTGCCCAACCCCGTCGCCCGGACCGCCGACAGTGCCGGATCCCACACGACGCTGATGCTGGCCGCCCTCACGGTGACCGCGCTCGCCGCCACCGGCTGGACCCTGGCCACCCGCCGGCGCACCCGGCCGGAATCGCCGGAGCCCTCCGCGGGAACAGCGCCCGGACCACACGACCGGAACAGACCGCCGGAGACCGCCGGCTCGGCGGCGACGTAG